The following are encoded in a window of Corynebacterium argentoratense DSM 44202 genomic DNA:
- the coaE gene encoding dephospho-CoA kinase (Dephospho-CoA kinase (CoaE) performs the final step in coenzyme A biosynthesis.): protein MLKVGLTGGIGSGKSTAAAQLIKLLGNDAALVDADQIARDVITPALPELVQAFGQGILQADGSVNRGELAARAFVDREHTDMLNAIMHPKINKLTERRFQHAAAEGKLIVLYDNPLLVDMSKHKDVDVVIVVDVDSQERVRRLVAHRGLDPDDARRRIAQQIDDDTRRAAADLIIDNNGGLEQLEPQVARIADQLRQQAHTTPATD from the coding sequence ATGTTGAAAGTTGGGCTCACCGGTGGGATAGGTAGCGGCAAGTCCACGGCCGCTGCGCAGCTGATCAAGCTGTTGGGTAATGACGCCGCGTTGGTTGACGCCGACCAGATCGCCCGGGACGTCATCACGCCTGCGCTGCCCGAATTGGTCCAAGCGTTCGGGCAGGGGATCCTCCAAGCAGACGGCAGTGTTAATAGGGGTGAACTTGCAGCACGGGCGTTCGTCGATCGTGAGCACACCGACATGCTCAACGCCATCATGCACCCCAAAATCAACAAGCTCACCGAGCGTCGATTCCAGCACGCTGCGGCGGAAGGCAAGCTCATCGTCCTCTATGACAATCCACTGTTGGTAGACATGAGCAAGCACAAGGACGTTGATGTAGTCATCGTGGTGGATGTGGATTCGCAAGAACGCGTCCGCAGGCTTGTGGCCCACCGGGGGCTTGATCCGGATGATGCTCGCCGCCGCATCGCCCAGCAGATCGACGACGACACTCGACGTGCCGCAGCCGATCTGATTATCGACAATAATGGGGGACTGGAGCAGCTCGAGCCACAGGTTGCGCGCATAGCTGACCAGCTACGCCAGCAAGCGCACACCACTCCAGCGACCGATTAG
- the uvrB gene encoding excinuclease ABC subunit UvrB, with product MAFAAENPKLSYSEYRPLGEVERSDARFEVISEYEPAGDQPAAIKELTERINRGERDVVLLGATGTGKSATAAWLIEQVQRPTLVLAPNKTLAAQLANELKQLLPNNAVEYFVSYYDNYQPEAYIAQTDTYIEKDSSINEDVERLRHAATSALLSRRDVVVVSSVSCIYGLGTPQSYLDRSIVVRVGEEIERDRLLRLLVDIQYGRNDVAFTRGTFRVKGDTVDIIPAYEDLAVRVEFFGDEVDALYYIHPLTGDVIRQVDELRIFPATHYVAGPERMEKAVAAIKEELAERLDDLENRGKLLEAQRLRMRTEYDLEMIEQVGFCSGIENYSRHIDGRAAGSAPATLIDYFPEDFLTIIDESHVTVPQIGAMFEGDASRKRNLVDFGFRLPSALDNRPLTWDEFESRKGQCVYMSATPGNYEVAASGGEFVEQVIRPTGLVDPEIIVRPTKGQIDDLIGEINTRVERKERVLVTTLTKKMAEDLTDYFLEHGIKVRYLHSDIDTLQRVELLRQLRLGEYDVLVGINLLREGLDLPEVSLVAILDADKEGFLRSTRSLIQTIGRAARNVSGQVIMYADKITDSMEQAIGETERRRAKQLAYNKEHGIDPQPLRKKIADILDDVAELEANTTPVSATPTRDISSMPSDQVRTLIDELGVQMKEAARELKFELAGRLRDEIADLRKELRALEDTGM from the coding sequence ATGGCCTTCGCTGCAGAAAACCCCAAGCTGTCCTATTCCGAGTACCGACCACTGGGCGAAGTAGAACGCAGCGATGCACGCTTTGAGGTCATTTCTGAGTATGAACCTGCAGGTGACCAGCCTGCAGCGATCAAAGAGTTGACCGAACGCATCAACCGTGGGGAGCGCGACGTCGTGCTCTTGGGCGCCACAGGTACTGGTAAATCTGCAACCGCTGCGTGGCTCATTGAACAGGTGCAGCGACCGACCCTCGTGTTGGCGCCGAACAAAACACTCGCGGCCCAATTGGCCAACGAACTTAAACAGCTGCTTCCGAATAACGCAGTCGAGTACTTCGTGAGCTACTACGACAACTACCAGCCGGAAGCCTACATCGCGCAGACGGACACCTACATCGAAAAGGACTCCTCCATCAACGAGGATGTGGAGCGTTTGCGGCACGCTGCGACCTCTGCGCTGTTGTCCCGACGCGACGTCGTTGTCGTTTCTTCTGTGTCGTGCATTTATGGTCTGGGCACCCCCCAGTCCTATTTGGATCGTTCCATCGTTGTGCGGGTGGGGGAGGAAATTGAACGCGACCGATTGCTGCGCCTGTTGGTCGATATCCAATATGGGCGCAATGACGTCGCGTTTACTCGCGGCACCTTCCGGGTCAAAGGTGACACGGTGGATATCATCCCCGCCTACGAAGATCTGGCCGTCAGGGTGGAGTTTTTCGGTGATGAGGTCGATGCGTTGTATTACATTCATCCTCTCACAGGCGATGTTATCCGGCAGGTTGACGAACTCCGCATTTTCCCTGCTACGCACTATGTTGCGGGTCCCGAACGGATGGAAAAAGCTGTCGCGGCGATCAAGGAGGAGCTTGCTGAGCGTCTTGACGACCTGGAGAATCGAGGCAAACTGCTGGAGGCTCAGCGGTTGCGTATGCGCACCGAGTATGACCTGGAGATGATCGAGCAGGTCGGTTTTTGCTCCGGTATCGAGAACTATTCCCGCCATATTGACGGGCGCGCCGCGGGCTCTGCACCAGCGACATTGATTGACTATTTCCCGGAAGACTTCCTCACAATTATCGACGAGTCACACGTTACGGTTCCACAAATCGGCGCGATGTTTGAGGGAGATGCCTCCCGCAAGCGCAACCTGGTCGATTTCGGTTTCCGCTTGCCAAGTGCCCTGGATAACCGCCCGCTGACGTGGGATGAGTTCGAATCCCGCAAAGGTCAGTGCGTTTACATGTCTGCAACGCCGGGTAATTACGAGGTGGCGGCTAGCGGGGGAGAGTTCGTCGAGCAAGTCATTCGCCCCACGGGCTTGGTCGATCCTGAGATCATTGTGCGCCCGACCAAGGGACAGATCGATGACTTGATCGGGGAGATCAACACCCGCGTCGAGCGAAAAGAACGCGTGCTGGTGACGACGCTGACCAAGAAAATGGCCGAAGACCTCACAGATTACTTCTTGGAACACGGCATCAAGGTTCGTTACTTGCACTCCGACATTGACACCCTGCAGCGTGTGGAATTGCTGCGGCAGTTGCGTTTGGGTGAGTACGACGTGCTGGTCGGTATCAACCTGTTGCGTGAGGGCCTTGACCTTCCCGAAGTATCCTTGGTCGCCATCCTTGATGCGGACAAGGAGGGCTTCCTGCGTTCAACCCGCTCGCTTATCCAGACGATCGGTCGTGCGGCACGTAACGTTTCTGGCCAGGTCATTATGTATGCCGACAAGATCACCGATTCCATGGAGCAGGCTATCGGGGAGACCGAACGCCGCCGAGCCAAGCAGTTGGCTTACAACAAAGAACATGGGATTGATCCCCAGCCGTTACGTAAGAAGATTGCCGATATTCTCGATGACGTCGCGGAGCTTGAAGCCAACACGACACCCGTGTCTGCAACACCCACGAGGGATATCAGTTCGATGCCTTCGGATCAGGTGCGTACGTTGATTGACGAATTGGGTGTGCAGATGAAGGAGGCTGCGCGGGAGCTCAAGTTTGAGCTTGCCGGACGGCTTCGTGACGAGATAGCTGACCTGCGTAAAGAGTTGCGGGCGCTCGAAGACACCGGTATGTAA
- a CDS encoding universal stress protein — translation MSSYSTIVVGTDGSKSSILAVERAAAIAAAFDATLIIGCAYYESKEQASKTLRQDSVTVLGDDPAQRNLETAADAARAVGCESIKTAIKPGTPVEALMSIVNENHADLLVVGNRGINSLTGRLLGSVPADVARQSECDVMIVHTVN, via the coding sequence ATGAGCTCCTACAGCACGATCGTTGTTGGCACCGACGGGTCGAAGTCTTCGATTCTCGCAGTCGAGCGCGCAGCAGCAATCGCCGCCGCTTTCGATGCCACCCTCATCATCGGGTGCGCCTACTACGAAAGCAAGGAACAAGCATCCAAGACCCTCCGCCAGGATTCCGTCACGGTCCTCGGCGATGACCCGGCACAGCGCAATCTCGAAACCGCTGCTGATGCTGCGCGCGCTGTTGGATGCGAAAGCATTAAGACAGCAATCAAGCCCGGCACTCCCGTTGAAGCACTCATGTCGATCGTCAACGAGAACCACGCGGATCTTTTGGTTGTCGGAAACCGCGGAATCAACTCTTTGACCGGCCGCCTTCTGGGTTCGGTACCTGCCGATGTTGCCCGCCAGTCCGAGTGCGACGTCATGATTGTTCACACCGTCAACTAA
- a CDS encoding HelD family protein has translation MGRQKTSVVLAEEQDYVDGLFARIDEDVSKAQAALRDVMLRVDRCDPDPEDLIRRETEYHSLNAKLDTLALAQIGLVFGRIDLCPTPSEADGDTDPAASTAGSDPVYIGRLGIVDREDNYRTLLLDWRAPMARPFYLATTAHPESVVRRRHIRTKGRTVTDINDEILVADSSCLSDVDSSTVDLSIGGETALMRALSAARGTHMNSIVETIQREQDAIIRDPSRGVMVVQGGPGTGKTAVALHRVAYVLYTWREQLEKTGVLILGPNRRFLDYISRVLPELGETGVVLSTVGEMYPGVVPTIEDSLLTREIKGSEEMAYILSEAVKAYQVVPDEALEFRAADMNVRVDAAMVKRARTRARRSRKPHNHARSVFVDELCSLVARACAEDIGADPLGGNLLSAGDIAQLHDDLKADERFMDMCDTLWPVVTPERVLVDLLGSRERIAQVCAEYDEDTQTALYREGADETRWSSSDAALLDELAVLLGDAPTRGDAQKVAARTAVEEAQDALDVLRSSEHADLDDGFDAEILSAYDVIDAQALAARQEEQDVRSTAQRAVADREWAYGHVVVDEAQELTPMEWRMVFRRCPSRWMTLVGDADQTSSPAGMDAWSDIADLSGCRLRTHELTVNYRTPATIMDVAARYGSATASQSIREGGMVVFYPEGTDPHCVKVGDGLVAVIDSSNVEQFKGLEFDHVIVVNPTQIAESPQGRNNLYVALTRATHSLHIIGELP, from the coding sequence GTGGGACGACAAAAGACCAGCGTTGTTTTAGCTGAAGAGCAAGACTATGTCGACGGGTTATTTGCCCGGATCGACGAGGATGTTTCTAAAGCCCAAGCTGCCTTGCGGGACGTGATGCTCCGTGTGGATCGGTGCGACCCTGATCCGGAGGACTTGATCCGCCGTGAAACCGAGTATCACTCCCTCAATGCCAAACTCGACACCCTAGCTTTGGCCCAGATTGGATTGGTGTTTGGCCGCATTGACCTCTGCCCTACGCCGTCGGAGGCGGACGGGGATACAGACCCTGCTGCGTCTACGGCCGGTAGCGACCCGGTGTATATCGGTCGTCTGGGCATAGTCGACCGTGAGGACAATTATCGGACGTTGTTGTTGGATTGGCGGGCACCCATGGCGCGCCCGTTTTATCTGGCGACGACCGCCCATCCTGAGTCGGTGGTGCGCCGACGCCACATTCGCACCAAGGGCCGCACAGTCACCGACATCAACGATGAAATTCTGGTGGCTGATTCCAGCTGTCTGAGTGATGTAGACAGCTCGACTGTTGACTTAAGTATTGGCGGGGAGACCGCGTTGATGCGCGCGTTGAGCGCGGCCCGCGGCACCCATATGAACAGCATCGTTGAGACTATTCAGCGAGAGCAGGACGCGATCATCCGTGATCCCTCCCGCGGCGTCATGGTGGTTCAGGGCGGCCCCGGTACTGGAAAAACTGCTGTGGCGCTGCACCGCGTAGCTTATGTGTTGTACACGTGGCGTGAGCAGTTGGAGAAAACTGGCGTGCTGATCCTGGGCCCGAATCGCCGCTTTTTGGATTACATCTCTCGGGTGCTGCCTGAGCTTGGCGAGACTGGTGTGGTGTTGTCCACAGTCGGCGAGATGTATCCGGGAGTTGTTCCCACTATCGAAGATTCGCTGCTCACCCGCGAGATTAAGGGCAGCGAGGAGATGGCCTACATCCTGTCTGAGGCTGTGAAGGCGTACCAGGTTGTCCCGGATGAGGCGTTAGAGTTCCGCGCCGCCGATATGAATGTGCGTGTTGACGCCGCGATGGTCAAGCGCGCCCGGACGCGTGCGCGTCGCAGTCGCAAGCCGCACAACCATGCGCGCTCGGTGTTTGTTGATGAGTTGTGTTCCCTGGTTGCTCGGGCCTGTGCCGAAGACATTGGAGCGGATCCTTTGGGCGGCAACCTTTTGAGTGCTGGCGACATCGCCCAGTTGCATGATGACCTCAAAGCAGATGAGCGTTTTATGGACATGTGTGACACCCTGTGGCCGGTGGTGACGCCCGAACGCGTGTTAGTTGATCTGCTGGGATCGCGCGAGCGCATCGCGCAGGTATGCGCGGAATACGATGAGGATACTCAAACTGCACTGTACCGCGAAGGTGCAGACGAAACCCGTTGGTCTTCTTCGGATGCTGCGTTGCTTGACGAGCTGGCTGTCCTTCTTGGGGATGCCCCCACTAGGGGCGATGCGCAGAAGGTGGCTGCGCGGACCGCTGTGGAGGAAGCTCAGGATGCTCTAGATGTGCTTCGCAGCTCCGAGCATGCTGACCTCGATGATGGTTTCGATGCTGAGATTTTGAGTGCCTACGACGTCATCGATGCTCAGGCACTAGCAGCCCGGCAAGAAGAGCAAGATGTCCGTTCCACCGCGCAGCGAGCTGTGGCTGACCGTGAGTGGGCATACGGACATGTGGTGGTTGATGAAGCCCAAGAGCTTACTCCGATGGAGTGGCGAATGGTGTTTAGACGTTGTCCCTCCCGGTGGATGACGCTGGTTGGTGACGCCGATCAGACCAGCTCGCCGGCTGGAATGGACGCCTGGTCCGATATTGCTGATCTTTCTGGCTGTCGCCTGCGCACCCATGAGCTCACTGTCAACTACCGCACCCCTGCGACGATCATGGATGTCGCTGCGCGCTACGGCAGCGCAACAGCCAGCCAGTCTATTAGGGAGGGCGGGATGGTCGTGTTCTATCCGGAAGGCACCGACCCACACTGTGTCAAGGTGGGCGATGGCCTTGTGGCCGTCATCGACTCGAGCAATGTTGAGCAATTCAAAGGCTTAGAGTTCGACCACGTTATTGTGGTCAACCCAACGCAGATCGCCGAGTCCCCCCAAGGGCGCAATAACCTCTACGTCGCCCTGACGCGAGCCACACATAGCTTGCACATTATCGGCGAGCTACCTTAA
- a CDS encoding DoxX family membrane protein, whose protein sequence is MLRKIARPMVASAYIADGVSTVKNAQQEVDTTATLIQRVRKMLPRQYRLAVPNNPVVLTQGIGAARIVAALALALGKAPRTSAAVLAAIEVPSLVGRNAFWEAQDPEVKRLRRSGFISDVALLGGLLIASADTAGKPGLKWRANKLVEDVTDDALRATKKARKATMNVIEH, encoded by the coding sequence ATGTTGAGGAAGATTGCCCGCCCCATGGTTGCATCTGCCTACATCGCGGATGGTGTGAGCACTGTCAAAAATGCGCAGCAGGAGGTCGACACGACCGCCACCCTTATTCAGCGCGTCCGTAAGATGCTCCCCCGCCAGTACCGTCTGGCTGTGCCGAACAATCCGGTTGTACTGACTCAAGGCATTGGTGCTGCCCGCATTGTGGCCGCGCTAGCTCTTGCACTGGGTAAAGCGCCGCGCACTAGCGCCGCCGTGCTTGCCGCGATAGAGGTTCCTTCTTTGGTTGGCCGCAATGCTTTCTGGGAAGCTCAGGATCCTGAGGTCAAGCGCTTGCGCCGTTCTGGTTTTATTAGTGACGTCGCGTTGCTTGGCGGTTTGCTGATTGCTTCTGCGGATACCGCTGGCAAGCCCGGCTTGAAGTGGCGCGCAAACAAGCTGGTCGAAGACGTTACCGATGATGCTTTGCGCGCGACTAAAAAGGCCCGCAAGGCTACGATGAACGTCATCGAGCACTAA
- a CDS encoding MBL fold metallo-hydrolase — protein MSAKTRELELHQISVSKMDNNCYLLVDGEEAMLIDAADDATALLELAEQAGAKITAVLTTHRHADHVRALQEVLEATGARHYASVQDADALPAPVDVRLDDGDTITLGDSTLDVRILRGHTPGGVAVIAEIDGDTHAFVGDSLFPGGVGKTENPEEFHQLLDDVTYRLFDCYDDAIIHPGHGEPTTLAEERGSLDRWRERGW, from the coding sequence ATGAGTGCCAAAACTAGAGAGCTCGAACTGCACCAAATTTCTGTATCGAAGATGGACAACAATTGCTACTTGTTGGTGGATGGCGAGGAAGCGATGCTCATCGATGCTGCCGATGATGCCACAGCGCTCCTGGAGCTCGCTGAACAGGCCGGAGCGAAGATCACTGCGGTGCTGACAACCCATCGCCACGCCGACCATGTGCGGGCTCTCCAGGAGGTTCTGGAAGCTACCGGTGCACGCCATTATGCATCTGTGCAAGACGCCGATGCTTTGCCCGCTCCGGTGGATGTGCGTTTGGACGATGGCGACACGATCACACTGGGTGATTCCACACTGGATGTGCGGATTTTGCGCGGCCATACTCCTGGTGGGGTTGCTGTCATCGCTGAAATCGATGGCGATACACACGCCTTTGTGGGCGATAGTCTCTTCCCCGGAGGGGTCGGCAAAACTGAGAATCCCGAGGAATTCCACCAGTTGCTCGACGATGTCACCTATCGATTGTTTGATTGCTACGATGACGCGATTATTCATCCCGGCCATGGTGAGCCCACCACCCTTGCCGAAGAACGTGGCAGTTTGGATCGTTGGCGCGAGCGCGGTTGGTAG
- the uvrA gene encoding excinuclease ABC subunit UvrA: protein MADTLIVKGAREHNLKGVDIEIPRDTLTVFTGLSGSGKSSLAFDTIFAEGQRRYVESLSSYARQFLGQMDKPDVDFIEGLSPAVSIDQKSTNRNPRSTVGTITEVYDYLRLLYARAGTAHCPECDAVIERQTPQQIVDQVLRMDEGLKFQVLAPVVRTRKGEFVELFADLASQGYSRVMVDGQVHQLSDPPKLEKQVKHDIDVVVDRLQVKASQQKRLTDSVETALALADGVVVLDFVGLDDDDPNRVRRFSEKMACPNGHRLGVDELEPRSFSFNSPYGACPTCDGLGTALEVDVDLLVPDKQASLLKAIAPWASSPNHKYFDKLLTALAGEMGFDPKTPFDELSDEQRDAVLNGSSTRVNVRYKNRFGRMRSWTAAFEGVLPYLHRKIDTADSASQKDRLMEYMRFVPCPACDGARLRPEILSVRLASGAHGQMSIANLTRLSVADAAAFLNDLALGKREEMIAGAVLREIQARLKFLLDVGLNYLSLDRAAGTLSGGEAQRIRLATQIGSGLAGVLYVLDEPSIGLHQRDNQRLIATLEHLRDIGNTLIVVEHDEDTINAADWLIDIGPKAGEYGGEVVYQGKPSGILKARESITGQYLSGKRVLGVPDSRRPIDSERVLKVVGARENNLQDIDVTIPLGVLCAVTGVSGSGKSTLVNQILAKTLTNKLNKARQVPGRATRVEGIEHLDKLVQVDQSPIGRTPRSNPATYTGVFDKIRTLFAETTEAKVRGYKAGRFSFNVKGGRCEACSGDGTLKIEMNFLPDVYVPCEQCHGARYNRETLEVKYKGKSIAEVLDMPISEAAEFFAPITSIARYLNTLVDVGLGYVRLGQSATTLSGGEAQRVKLAAELQKRSNGRTIYILDEPTTGLHFEDIRKLMLVVQSLVDKGNSVLVIEHNLDVIKAADWVVDMGPEGGSGGGTVVAEGTPEQVAAVKQSHTGQFLKAMLA, encoded by the coding sequence GTGGCAGATACACTCATCGTCAAAGGGGCGCGCGAGCACAACCTCAAGGGGGTTGATATCGAGATCCCCCGAGACACGCTCACCGTCTTCACAGGCCTGTCAGGTTCCGGCAAATCCTCCCTGGCCTTCGACACCATCTTTGCCGAGGGGCAGCGGCGTTACGTTGAATCTCTGTCTTCTTATGCGCGTCAGTTCTTGGGGCAGATGGACAAGCCCGATGTAGATTTCATCGAAGGTTTGTCGCCGGCAGTGTCCATCGACCAAAAGTCCACGAATCGCAACCCCCGATCTACTGTCGGCACAATCACAGAGGTCTATGACTACCTGCGTTTGCTGTATGCGCGTGCTGGAACTGCGCACTGTCCGGAGTGCGATGCTGTTATCGAGCGTCAAACCCCGCAGCAGATAGTCGACCAGGTTCTTCGCATGGACGAAGGCCTGAAGTTCCAGGTGCTGGCTCCAGTCGTGCGGACGCGTAAAGGCGAGTTTGTGGAGCTCTTCGCTGACCTCGCCTCCCAGGGGTATTCGCGTGTGATGGTCGACGGGCAGGTCCATCAGTTGTCCGATCCACCCAAGCTGGAAAAACAAGTCAAGCATGATATTGACGTCGTGGTCGACCGGTTGCAGGTGAAGGCTTCGCAGCAGAAACGTCTGACGGACTCGGTGGAAACCGCATTGGCTTTGGCTGACGGCGTCGTTGTGTTGGATTTCGTTGGTTTGGATGACGATGATCCCAACCGCGTGCGTCGTTTTTCGGAAAAAATGGCCTGTCCTAATGGGCACAGGCTAGGGGTTGATGAGCTCGAGCCGCGGTCGTTTTCCTTCAATTCTCCCTACGGTGCGTGCCCCACGTGTGATGGTTTGGGTACGGCCTTGGAGGTTGATGTCGATCTACTTGTTCCTGATAAGCAAGCGTCTTTGCTGAAAGCCATTGCTCCGTGGGCTTCGAGCCCGAACCACAAGTACTTCGACAAGTTGTTGACGGCGTTGGCTGGAGAAATGGGCTTTGACCCTAAAACCCCCTTCGATGAGCTAAGCGACGAGCAGCGTGACGCTGTGCTTAACGGCAGCAGCACTCGGGTGAACGTACGTTACAAGAACCGCTTTGGTCGTATGCGCAGCTGGACTGCGGCGTTTGAAGGCGTGTTGCCCTATCTGCACCGCAAGATCGATACAGCGGATTCCGCGTCGCAAAAAGACCGCTTGATGGAATACATGCGCTTTGTTCCATGTCCCGCCTGTGATGGGGCCAGGCTGCGTCCGGAGATTTTGTCTGTTCGCTTGGCCTCGGGTGCACATGGGCAGATGAGCATCGCTAACTTGACGCGTCTTTCGGTGGCGGATGCTGCAGCATTCCTCAATGATCTGGCTTTGGGCAAGCGCGAAGAAATGATCGCCGGCGCGGTGCTGCGTGAGATTCAGGCCCGTTTAAAATTCCTTCTTGACGTCGGGTTGAACTATCTTTCCTTGGATCGTGCTGCGGGCACGTTGTCCGGTGGTGAGGCCCAGCGTATTCGCCTGGCAACACAGATCGGGTCTGGTCTGGCAGGGGTGCTGTATGTGCTGGATGAGCCTTCTATTGGTTTGCATCAGCGTGACAATCAAAGACTCATCGCTACCCTTGAGCATTTGAGGGATATCGGCAACACATTGATCGTGGTCGAGCACGATGAAGACACCATTAATGCCGCCGATTGGTTGATCGACATTGGGCCGAAGGCCGGCGAATACGGTGGGGAAGTCGTGTATCAAGGAAAGCCCTCGGGCATCCTCAAAGCGCGCGAATCGATCACCGGGCAGTACTTAAGTGGCAAGCGGGTACTTGGGGTTCCTGATAGTCGCCGTCCGATCGATAGTGAGCGGGTTCTTAAAGTTGTGGGCGCACGGGAAAACAATCTGCAGGACATTGATGTCACGATTCCCTTGGGGGTTCTGTGCGCGGTCACTGGAGTGTCCGGCTCTGGTAAGTCCACGTTGGTGAATCAAATTCTGGCGAAGACTCTGACCAATAAGTTGAATAAAGCCCGGCAGGTCCCTGGTCGGGCGACCCGCGTGGAGGGAATTGAGCATCTCGACAAGCTCGTCCAGGTAGACCAATCTCCCATTGGTCGTACGCCGCGTTCCAATCCAGCAACCTACACAGGTGTATTCGACAAGATCCGCACGCTGTTTGCGGAAACTACAGAGGCGAAGGTTCGCGGATACAAGGCTGGTCGCTTCAGCTTCAACGTAAAGGGCGGACGCTGCGAAGCCTGCTCGGGTGATGGCACCTTGAAGATCGAAATGAACTTCCTACCTGACGTCTACGTGCCTTGCGAACAGTGCCATGGCGCTCGATACAATCGCGAAACACTCGAGGTGAAGTACAAGGGGAAGTCCATCGCAGAGGTGCTGGACATGCCGATTAGCGAGGCTGCGGAGTTTTTTGCACCTATCACCAGCATTGCCCGTTACCTGAACACGCTCGTCGACGTCGGGCTGGGCTATGTGCGATTGGGCCAGTCCGCCACCACTCTGTCGGGTGGCGAAGCGCAGCGCGTCAAGCTTGCCGCCGAGCTACAGAAGCGATCGAATGGGCGCACCATCTACATTCTGGATGAGCCGACAACCGGTCTGCACTTTGAGGACATCCGCAAACTGATGCTCGTGGTGCAGTCTTTGGTGGACAAGGGCAATTCGGTGTTGGTTATCGAGCACAACCTCGATGTCATCAAGGCTGCGGACTGGGTAGTTGATATGGGGCCCGAGGGCGGCTCTGGTGGCGGAACGGTCGTCGCGGAGGGAACACCCGAGCAGGTTGCTGCGGTAAAGCAGTCCCACACCGGGCAGTTCCTCAAAGCGATGCTCGCCTAG